One part of the Eucalyptus grandis isolate ANBG69807.140 chromosome 10, ASM1654582v1, whole genome shotgun sequence genome encodes these proteins:
- the LOC104422122 gene encoding putative lipid phosphate phosphatase 3, chloroplastic isoform X2 has translation MRSQINSNMMSSGVMVARTYIYDWLILMVIVVIGPLLHLIHPFYHFVGKDMMTNLKYPLKSNTVPFWAVPTYSLLLPMGIFVVLYLRRRDIYDLHHALLGLLYSASVTAVITNAIKLAVGRPRPDFFWRCFPDGKDVYDQLGNVICHGKRSVIDEGHKSFPSGHTSWSFAGLAFLSLYLAGKIKAFDRKGHVAKLCIIFLPLLVASLVGISRVDDYRHHWQDVFAGGLLGITVAGLCYLQFFPPPYHTQGWRPYAYFEELELCRNAQATNVADVPDAQATETQSESRLDEQSGIRRMGLTLSPTPDQSPRDMESGGR, from the exons ATGAGGAGCCAGATTAATTCAAATATGATGTCCAGTGGAGTGATGGTCGCAAGGACATACATATATGATTGGCTGATCCTTATGGTTATTGTGGTCATTGGGCCTCTCCTCCATCTCATACATCCATTTTATCACTTCGTTGGGAAGGATATGATGACTAATCTCAAGTATCCACTGAAGAGCAACACAGTGCCTTTCTGGGCTGTTCCA ACGTATTCCCTTCTGTTGCCAATGGGGATATTTGTGGTCTTGTATCTTCGGAGGAGAGATATCTATGATCTTCATCATGCTCTACTAG GGCTCTTGTATTCTGCTTCAGTCACTGCAGTTATAACAAATGCCATAAAACTTGCAGTTGGCCGCCCGAGGCCAGACTTCTTTTGGCGTTGTTTTCCAGATGGGAAAGAT GTGTATGATCAATTGGGGAATGTCATTTGTCACGGTAAAAGAAGTGTCATAGATGAAGGGCACAAGAGTTTTCCTAGCGGGCATACTTCAT GGTCCTTTGCTGGTCTTGCTTTCTTATCGCTTTATTTAGCTGGGAAGATTAAAGCATTTGATCGCAAAGGTCATGTTGCAAAATTATGCATCATCTTTCTCCCGCTtcttgttgcatctcttgttgGCATTTCAAGAGTAGATGACTACCGGCATCACTGGCAGGATGTCTTTGCTGGAGGCCTGTTAG GGATTACGGTAGCAGGGCTTTGCTATCTGCAGTTCTTTCCACCTCCATATCACACCCAAG GTTGGCGGCCTTATGCTTACTTTGAAGAATTGGAGTTGTGTAGGAATGCACAGGCCACAAATGTGGCAGATGTGCCTGATGCGCAAGCCACGGAAACTCAAAGTGAGAGCCGTCTGGATGAGCAGAGCGGCATCAGACGCATGGGCCTGACCCTATCACCTACTCCTGATCAATCACCACGAGACATGGAATCAGGGGGAAGGTGA
- the LOC108960280 gene encoding uncharacterized protein LOC108960280 yields the protein MPKLSISLRLVAYTLSHYLLSTSPAVLPLPSPFRSSVLILGFPSLDSHRRAMSSRPKSGNITPESLWTWTTNPDGGKPRRKKGDRRFPVAEFLQDKHRQLQELVPGPGAGFGVGCGAGLGLGLVGGLGFDGSPWSHLRLVFGVGAGCGVGVGFGYGRGFGYGASLDSLARDPKRSSKSERRMINL from the coding sequence ATGCCCAAACTGTCCATTTCTCTCCGTCTTGTAGCGTATACCCTCTCTCACTACCTGCTCTCGACAAGCCCAGCAGTACTTCCACTCCCCTCGCCATTTCGTTCTTCAGTTCTTATCCTCGGCTTCCCTTCGCTCGACTCGCATCGACGCGCCATGAGCTCCAGACCCAAGAGCGGCAACATCACCCCCGAGTCCCTGTGGACATGGACGACGAACCCAGACGGCGGCAAGCCCAGGAGGAAGAAAGGCGACAGGCGTTTCCCCGTTGCCGAGTTCCTCCAAGACAAGCACCGGCAGCTCCAGGAGCTGGTCCCGGGTCCCGGGGCCGGGTTCGGGGTCGGGTGCGGAGCCGGGCTGGGGCTCGGCTTGGTCGGGGGGCTCGGGTTCGACGGCTCGCCGTGGAGCCACCTGAGGCTGGTGTTCGGGGTCGGCGCGGGTTGCGGCGTCGGGGTCGGGTTCGGGTACGGGCGAGGGTTCGGGTACGGCGCTAGCTTGGATTCTCTGGCCAGGGACCCCAAACGGAGCTCCAAGTCGGAGAGAAGGATGATCAATTTGTAG
- the LOC104422123 gene encoding putative lipid phosphate phosphatase 3, chloroplastic: MSSSTKGLICCTLSQIASSMMRSNGMKVARTFKYDWLVLMLLVVIEYSLHFIHPFYCFVGKGMMTNLMYPLKSDTVPFWAVLIYALLLPMVIFVVMYLRKRDIYDLHHAVLGLWYSTTFTAVITDAIKLAVGWPRPDFFWRCFPDGKDVYDQWGNVICHGKRNVIDDGHKSFPSGHTSWSFAGLGFLSLYLAGKIKAFDHKGHVAKLCIVIFPLLVASLVGVSRLDDHRHHRQDVIVGGLLGITLAVLCYLQVFPPPYHAQGWRPYAENVPTRQAMETQNESRLGERSSAIGCISPTASRSPLDMESGGR, encoded by the exons ATGAGTTCATCAACCAAAGGGCTTAT TTGTTGTACGCTGAGCCAGATTGCTTCAAGTATGATGAGGTCTAATGGGATGAAAGTCGCAAGGACATTCAAATATGATTGGCTGGTCCTTATGCTTCTTGTGGTCATTGAGTACTCCCTCCATTTCATTCATCCGTTTTATTGCTTTGTCGGGAAGGGTATGATGACTAACCTCATGTATCCACTGAAGAGCGACACAGTGCCTTTCTGGGCTGTTCTG ATATATGCCCTTCTGTTGCCAATGGTGATATTCGTGGTCATGTATCTTCGAAAGAGAGATATCTATGATCTTCATCACGCTGTGCTAG GACTCTGGTATTCTACTACATTCACTGCAGTGATAACAGATGCCATAAAACTTGCAGTTGGCTGGCCTCGGCCAGACTTCTTTTGGCGTTGTTTTCCAGATGGGAAAGAT GTGTATGATCAATGGGGAAATGTCATCTGTCATGGTAAAAGAAATGTCATAGATGACGGGCACAAGAGTTTTCCTAGCGGACACACTTCAT GGTCCTTTGCAGGTCTTGGTTTCTTATCACTCTATTTAGCtgggaaaataaaagcatttgaTCACAAAGGTCATGTCGCAAAACTGTGCATCGTCATTTTCCCGCTtcttgttgcatctcttgttgGTGTTTCAAGACTAGATGACCACAGGCATCACCGGCAGGATGTCATTGTTGGAGGCCTCCTAG GGATTACACTAGCAGTGTTGTGCTATTTGCAGGTCTTTCCACCTCCATATCACGCTCAAG GTTGGAGGCCTTATGCAGAGAATGTTCCCACGAGGCAGGCCATGGAGACTCAAAACGAGAGCCGTCTGGGTGAGAGGAGTAGCGCCATTGGATGCATATCACCTACTGCCAGTCGATCACCGCTAGACATGGAATCAGGTGGAAGGTGA
- the LOC104422122 gene encoding lipid phosphate phosphatase 2 isoform X1 → MRRRNFGFLSFLKGIFFLGVSEEVQSSSLDSSAISNSSIPLIKIPLIEQKNQQHRMRSQINSNMMSSGVMVARTYIYDWLILMVIVVIGPLLHLIHPFYHFVGKDMMTNLKYPLKSNTVPFWAVPTYSLLLPMGIFVVLYLRRRDIYDLHHALLGLLYSASVTAVITNAIKLAVGRPRPDFFWRCFPDGKDVYDQLGNVICHGKRSVIDEGHKSFPSGHTSWSFAGLAFLSLYLAGKIKAFDRKGHVAKLCIIFLPLLVASLVGISRVDDYRHHWQDVFAGGLLGITVAGLCYLQFFPPPYHTQGWRPYAYFEELELCRNAQATNVADVPDAQATETQSESRLDEQSGIRRMGLTLSPTPDQSPRDMESGGR, encoded by the exons GAGGTGCAAAGCTCAAGTTTGGACTCTTCTGCAATAAGCAACAGTTCTATTCCGCTAATCAAGATTCCTTTGATAGAACAGAAAAACCAACAG CATAGAATGAGGAGCCAGATTAATTCAAATATGATGTCCAGTGGAGTGATGGTCGCAAGGACATACATATATGATTGGCTGATCCTTATGGTTATTGTGGTCATTGGGCCTCTCCTCCATCTCATACATCCATTTTATCACTTCGTTGGGAAGGATATGATGACTAATCTCAAGTATCCACTGAAGAGCAACACAGTGCCTTTCTGGGCTGTTCCA ACGTATTCCCTTCTGTTGCCAATGGGGATATTTGTGGTCTTGTATCTTCGGAGGAGAGATATCTATGATCTTCATCATGCTCTACTAG GGCTCTTGTATTCTGCTTCAGTCACTGCAGTTATAACAAATGCCATAAAACTTGCAGTTGGCCGCCCGAGGCCAGACTTCTTTTGGCGTTGTTTTCCAGATGGGAAAGAT GTGTATGATCAATTGGGGAATGTCATTTGTCACGGTAAAAGAAGTGTCATAGATGAAGGGCACAAGAGTTTTCCTAGCGGGCATACTTCAT GGTCCTTTGCTGGTCTTGCTTTCTTATCGCTTTATTTAGCTGGGAAGATTAAAGCATTTGATCGCAAAGGTCATGTTGCAAAATTATGCATCATCTTTCTCCCGCTtcttgttgcatctcttgttgGCATTTCAAGAGTAGATGACTACCGGCATCACTGGCAGGATGTCTTTGCTGGAGGCCTGTTAG GGATTACGGTAGCAGGGCTTTGCTATCTGCAGTTCTTTCCACCTCCATATCACACCCAAG GTTGGCGGCCTTATGCTTACTTTGAAGAATTGGAGTTGTGTAGGAATGCACAGGCCACAAATGTGGCAGATGTGCCTGATGCGCAAGCCACGGAAACTCAAAGTGAGAGCCGTCTGGATGAGCAGAGCGGCATCAGACGCATGGGCCTGACCCTATCACCTACTCCTGATCAATCACCACGAGACATGGAATCAGGGGGAAGGTGA
- the LOC104423688 gene encoding protein AGENET DOMAIN (AGD)-CONTAINING P1: MRFLPGQEVEIASKEEGLIGSYYVATIVKYIQNEFYLVQYKELLREDESGPLTEVIRGEDIRPTPPAKSLPTAAGFAMLDRVDALYNDGWWTGRITGKEGSTYIVHFENSGERLAFLDSDLRMHLEWINSNWIATTRRRTLLPQKQNID; this comes from the coding sequence ATGAGGTTTCTTCCAGGGCAAGAAGTCGAGATTGCCAGCAAGGAAGAGGGGTTGATCGGTTCCTACTACGTGGCAACTATAGTAAAATACATCCAGAATGAGTTCTACCTAGTTCAGTACAAGGAGCTGTTGAGGGAAGATGAGTCGGGGCCTCTGACAGAGGTCATCCGAGGCGAGGACATCCGCCCCACACCGCCTGCTAAGTCACTCCCGACTGCTGCAGGATTCGCGATGCTCGACAGGGTTGATGCACTCTACAACGACGGGTGGTGGACGGGGAGGATAACCGGCAAAGAAGGGTCGACCTACATCGTGCATTTCGAGAATAGTGGAGAGAGGCTTGCTTTCTTGGATTCTGACCTGAGGATGCACTTGGAGTGGATCAACAGCAATTGGATTGCTACCACTAGGAGAAGAACCCTTCTCCctcaaaaacaaaatattgacTAG
- the LOC104422121 gene encoding putative lipid phosphate phosphatase 3, chloroplastic: AGLLYSAAFTAVITDALKLAVGRPRPDFFWRCFPDGKDVYDQWGNVICHGKRSGINEGHKSFPSEHTSWSFAGLGFLSLYLAGKIKAFDHKGHVAKLCIVFLPLLVASLVGVSRIDDHKHHRQDVIAGGLLGITVAVFCYLQFFPPPYHAQGWRPYASSEDVPTRQATETQNESRLDGRSSGIGCIPPTASRAPQDMESGGR; the protein is encoded by the exons GCAGGACTCTTGTATTCTGCTGCGTTCACTGCAGTGATAACAGATGCCTTAAAACTTGCAGTTGGCCGGCCTCGGCCAGACTTCTTTTGGCGTTGTTTTCCAGATGGCAAAGAT GTGTATGATCAATGGGGAAATGTCATTTGTCACGGTAAAAGAAGTGGCATAAATGAAGGGCACAAGAGTTTTCCTAGTGAACATACTTCAT GGTCCTTTGCGGGTCTTGGTTTCTTATCACTCTATTTAGCTGGGAAGATAAAAGCATTTGATCACAAAGGTCATGTTGCAAAACTGTGCATCGTCTTTCTCCCGCTtcttgttgcatctcttgttgGCGTTTCAAGAATAGATGACCACAAGCATCACCGGCAGGATGTCATTGCCGGAGGCCTCCTAG GGATTACTGTAGCAGTGTTTTGCTATTTGCAGTTCTTTCCACCTCCATATCATGCTCAAG GTTGGAGGCCTTATGCTTCCTCTGAGGATGTTCCCACAAGGCAGGCCACAGAGACTCAAAACGAGAGCCGTCTGGATGGGAGGAGCAGCGGCATTGGATGCATACCACCTACTGCCAGTCGGGCACCGCAAGACATGGAATCAGGTGGAAGGTGA